The following proteins are co-located in the Heteronotia binoei isolate CCM8104 ecotype False Entrance Well chromosome 21, APGP_CSIRO_Hbin_v1, whole genome shotgun sequence genome:
- the LOC132589385 gene encoding NADH-cytochrome b5 reductase 2: protein MESALDITVLIALGVGAASILLLFLKAMGSQKKSNPITLQDPNLKYPLSLIEKEEISHDTKRFRFGLPSSEHILGLPVGQHVYLSAKIADNLVIRAYTPVSSDEVKGYVDLIIKVYYKNVHPKFPEGGKMSQHLDSMKIGDTIDFRGPNGLLVYNGSGKFTIKQDKKSEGKIKFAKCLGMIAGGTGITPMLQLIRHITNDPQDNTMCYLLFANQTEQDILLRQELEEVAANHPDQFKFWYTLDRPPQGWKYSSGFVAADMIKDHLPPPSNDTLVLMCGPPPMVQFACQPNLEKLGYAKESTFAY, encoded by the exons GATATCACTGTGTTGATTGCATTGGGGGTTGGTGCAGCATCCATtctgttgctttttttaaaagcaatgggTTCTCAAAAGAAGAGTAATCCAATTACCTTGCAAGACCCAAATCTCAAGTATCCATTGAGTTTGATAGAGAAAGAG GAAATCAGCCATGATACCAAACGGTTTCGGTTTGGGCTCCCATCATCAGAGCACATATTGGGCTTGCCTGTGG GTCAACATGTATATCTGTCTGCCAAAATTGCTGACAACCTTGTGATTCGGGCCTACACTCCAGTTTCTAGTGATGAAGTGAAAGGCTATGTTGATCTAATTATAAAG GTTTACTACAAAAATGTTCATCCCAAGTTTCCAGAAGGTGGCAAGATGTCCCAGCATTTAGACAGCATGAAAATTGGTGACACCATAGACTTTAGAGGACCTAATGGGCTCCTGGTATATAATGGATCAG GTAAATTCACTATCAAGCAGGATAAGAAGTCTGAAGGCAAGATAAAGTTTGCAAAATGTCTTGGAATGATAGCTGGGGGAACAG GGATCACTCCAATGCTTCAACTGATTCGACATATCACAAATGACCCCCAGGACAACACAATGTGCTACCTCCTTTTTGCCAACCAG ACAGAGCAAGATATACTATTGAGACAAGAGCTTGAAGAGGTAGCTGCAAATCATCCAGACCAGTTTAAGTTCTGGTATACTTTGGACAGACCCCCTCAAG GCTGGAAGTACAGTTCTGGTTTTGTTGCTGCAGACATGATAAAGGATCATCTCCCTCCCCCTAGCAATGACACTCTGGTTCTGATGTGTGGGCCTCCACCTATGGTTCAGTTTGCTTGTCAACCTAATCTCGAAAAACTAGGGTACGCTAAAGAGAGCACTTTTGCTTACTGA